One window of the Streptomyces sp. ITFR-21 genome contains the following:
- a CDS encoding phage holin family protein: MMNFLVKTLANAGALGVAIWLIPDITLTGGSFWGEFLALILVALVFGLVNWLVKPVVKLLSFPLFILTLGLITLVVNALMLLLTSWVAGKISLDFHVHGLWTAVLGGLIVSIVSWALHVVLPDDE, encoded by the coding sequence ATGATGAATTTCCTCGTCAAGACCCTGGCCAACGCCGGGGCCCTGGGTGTCGCGATCTGGCTGATCCCGGACATCACCCTGACCGGAGGCTCGTTCTGGGGCGAGTTTCTCGCGCTGATACTCGTCGCCCTGGTCTTCGGCCTGGTGAACTGGCTGGTGAAGCCGGTGGTCAAGCTGCTGTCCTTCCCGCTGTTCATCCTCACCCTGGGGCTGATCACCCTGGTGGTGAACGCCCTGATGCTGCTGCTGACGTCGTGGGTGGCGGGCAAAATCAGCCTGGACTTCCACGTGCACGGCTTGTGGACCGCGGTGCTCGGCGGCCTGATCGTGAGCATCGTCTCGTGGGCGCTGCACGTGGTACTCCCGGACGACGAGTGA
- a CDS encoding discoidin domain-containing protein, translating into MRVTPLGLSIVRKRFRSPQGIVLLALILIASAYLSLVPTSSHAATPVLLSQGKPATASSVQDAFVAGAAVDGDTGTRWSSAASDPQWIQVDLGSSQPITQVVLNWETAYGKAFKIQTSADGSTWNDIYSTTTGTGGTQTLNVTGTGRYVRMYGTVRGTQWGYSLWEFQVYGGSGDTTPPATCGTTTAALGKPATASSTENAAFPASAAFDGNAGTRWSSAASDPQWLQVDLGTSQAVCGAQLTWETAYAKSYQIQTSDNGSTWNTVYSTTTGAGGVENLSFTGTGRYIRLYGTVRATPYGYSLWEFTVLTAGSTSTTSPPPSGGNGSCPWVGSTAPVATRVSQVLAQMTTAQKVSILHGNNSATPYIGNITGIPSLCIPDIGLQDGPAGVGDGVGGVTQMPSGNASAATWDDALEQQYGAAIGAEFAGKGVQVALGPTLNIVRDPRWGRSFESFSEDPYLNGRLAAADIRGIQSQGVMAEMKHVAVYNIENPAGTVIVDKRTMQELYLPAFQAAIQQGSPAAAMCAYSIVNSVPACQNPDLLNTGLYQQANFGGFVTSDWGGTHSTVESANTGLTVEMPNGYFFADFLAQAVANGTVSQTTLNTMVSRLLTQFFAFGLFDKAPSGSHDASVTTPAHVQVALQGAEEGAVLLKNNGVLPLSTSTTHSIAVIGWDGGAGVQSIGGGSATVTSSGTVWPITGIQNRVAGTGTTVQYNDATNLASAVTLARSSDVAIVYASDNYGNEEHDTTTLDLPNNGGSTVSQNDMIAQVAAANPRTIVVLNNNSAINMPWLNQVAGVFEAFYPGQQIGTAMAALIFGDVTPSGKLPVTFPKSLADVPANTPAQWPGTNGQVQYSEGLKVGYKWYDAQNITPLFPFGFGLSYTSFAFSNLQVGALNGGNATVTATVTNTGSRTGAEIAQLYVGDPASTGEPVHQLRGYQRVTLNPGQAQTVSFTVSTHDLAYWNTGTNNWTTTAGSYQILVGDSSRNLPLTGNLNVPTTVNAAKAATDGAKASAATTAATAAPLTVPNPSGMSGPVHSPINWTFDPASTGLTYTAAGLPPGISLSSAGRFTGAATKSGTYTVTVTARNAAGATGSATFVWTATS; encoded by the coding sequence ATGAGGGTCACCCCACTTGGGCTCTCCATTGTCCGTAAACGTTTCCGATCCCCTCAGGGCATCGTGCTGCTCGCCCTGATCCTGATCGCCTCGGCCTACCTCTCCTTGGTGCCGACCTCGTCCCATGCGGCCACGCCCGTGCTGCTCTCGCAGGGCAAGCCGGCCACCGCGTCCTCCGTTCAGGACGCGTTCGTCGCCGGCGCGGCGGTGGACGGCGACACCGGTACCCGCTGGTCCAGCGCCGCGTCCGACCCGCAATGGATCCAGGTCGACCTCGGGTCGAGCCAGCCGATCACCCAGGTGGTGCTCAACTGGGAGACCGCTTACGGCAAAGCGTTCAAGATCCAGACCTCGGCCGACGGTTCCACGTGGAACGACATCTACTCCACGACGACCGGCACCGGCGGCACCCAGACGCTGAACGTCACCGGCACCGGCCGCTACGTGCGGATGTACGGCACGGTCCGGGGCACCCAATGGGGCTACTCGCTCTGGGAGTTCCAGGTCTACGGCGGCTCCGGAGATACCACCCCGCCGGCCACGTGCGGTACCACCACGGCCGCACTCGGCAAGCCCGCCACCGCGTCCTCCACCGAAAACGCCGCCTTCCCCGCCTCGGCCGCCTTCGACGGCAACGCGGGCACCCGCTGGTCCAGCGCCGCGTCCGACCCCCAGTGGCTCCAGGTCGACCTCGGGACCTCGCAGGCCGTCTGCGGTGCACAGCTGACGTGGGAGACCGCGTACGCGAAGTCGTACCAGATCCAGACCTCGGACAACGGTTCCACGTGGAACACGGTCTACTCGACGACCACCGGTGCGGGCGGGGTGGAGAACCTCTCCTTCACCGGCACCGGTCGCTACATCCGGCTCTACGGCACCGTCCGGGCCACGCCGTACGGCTACTCGCTCTGGGAGTTCACCGTCCTGACGGCGGGCAGCACCAGCACCACCAGCCCGCCGCCCAGCGGCGGCAACGGCAGTTGCCCGTGGGTCGGTTCGACGGCACCGGTCGCGACCCGGGTCAGCCAGGTCCTGGCGCAGATGACCACCGCCCAGAAGGTGTCGATCCTGCACGGCAACAACAGCGCGACCCCGTACATCGGCAACATCACTGGCATACCGTCGCTGTGCATCCCCGACATCGGGCTGCAGGACGGCCCGGCGGGCGTCGGTGACGGCGTCGGCGGCGTCACCCAGATGCCGTCCGGCAACGCGTCCGCGGCTACCTGGGACGACGCTCTGGAGCAGCAGTACGGTGCCGCGATCGGCGCCGAGTTCGCCGGGAAGGGCGTGCAGGTGGCGCTCGGCCCGACGCTGAACATCGTGCGTGACCCGCGCTGGGGCCGCTCCTTCGAGAGCTTCAGCGAGGACCCGTACCTCAACGGCCGGCTGGCCGCCGCGGACATCCGCGGTATCCAGAGCCAGGGCGTGATGGCCGAGATGAAGCACGTGGCCGTCTACAACATCGAGAACCCGGCCGGTACGGTCATCGTCGACAAGCGGACCATGCAGGAGCTGTATCTGCCGGCCTTCCAGGCCGCGATCCAGCAGGGCTCGCCTGCCGCGGCGATGTGCGCCTACAGCATCGTCAACAGCGTGCCGGCCTGCCAGAACCCGGACCTGCTCAACACCGGTCTGTACCAGCAGGCGAACTTCGGCGGCTTCGTCACCAGCGACTGGGGCGGCACCCACTCCACAGTGGAGTCGGCGAACACGGGTCTGACGGTCGAGATGCCCAACGGGTACTTCTTCGCGGACTTCCTCGCCCAGGCGGTGGCCAACGGCACGGTCAGCCAGACCACGCTGAACACGATGGTGAGCCGGCTGCTCACCCAGTTCTTCGCGTTCGGCCTGTTCGACAAGGCGCCCAGCGGCTCGCACGACGCGAGCGTCACCACCCCCGCGCACGTCCAGGTCGCCCTCCAGGGAGCCGAGGAAGGCGCGGTCCTGCTGAAGAACAACGGCGTCCTGCCGCTGTCCACCTCCACCACCCACTCGATCGCGGTGATCGGCTGGGACGGCGGGGCCGGTGTGCAGAGCATCGGCGGCGGCAGCGCCACGGTGACCAGTTCCGGGACGGTGTGGCCGATCACCGGCATCCAGAACCGGGTGGCGGGCACCGGTACGACCGTGCAGTACAACGACGCGACGAACCTCGCGTCGGCGGTCACGCTGGCCCGCAGCTCCGATGTGGCGATCGTCTACGCATCCGACAACTACGGCAACGAGGAGCACGACACCACCACCCTCGACCTGCCCAACAACGGCGGCAGCACGGTCAGCCAGAACGACATGATCGCCCAGGTGGCCGCGGCCAACCCGCGCACGATCGTGGTGCTCAACAACAACTCGGCGATCAACATGCCGTGGCTGAACCAGGTCGCGGGGGTCTTCGAGGCCTTCTACCCGGGCCAGCAGATCGGCACGGCGATGGCGGCGCTGATCTTCGGCGACGTCACCCCGTCGGGCAAGCTGCCGGTCACCTTCCCGAAGTCGCTGGCGGACGTGCCCGCGAACACCCCGGCGCAGTGGCCGGGCACCAACGGGCAGGTGCAGTACAGCGAGGGCCTCAAGGTCGGCTACAAGTGGTACGACGCGCAAAATATCACTCCGCTGTTCCCATTCGGCTTCGGCCTGTCGTACACCAGCTTCGCCTTCAGCAACCTGCAGGTCGGGGCGCTGAACGGCGGCAACGCGACGGTCACGGCCACGGTGACCAACACCGGCTCGCGGACCGGTGCCGAAATCGCCCAGCTGTATGTCGGCGACCCGGCGTCCACCGGTGAGCCCGTGCACCAGCTGCGCGGCTACCAGCGGGTGACGCTCAACCCGGGCCAGGCGCAGACCGTGTCCTTCACGGTCAGCACCCACGACCTCGCCTACTGGAACACCGGCACCAACAACTGGACGACTACGGCGGGCAGCTACCAGATCCTGGTGGGCGACTCCTCGCGGAACCTCCCGCTGACCGGCAACCTCAACGTGCCGACCACCGTCAACGCCGCCAAGGCCGCGACGGACGGCGCGAAGGCGTCCGCCGCCACGACGGCCGCGACCGCGGCGCCGCTCACCGTACCCAACCCGTCCGGCATGAGCGGCCCTGTCCACTCCCCGATCAACTGGACCTTCGACCCCGCCTCCACCGGCCTGACCTACACCGCGGCCGGCCTTCCGCCGGGCATCAGCCTCAGCTCCGCCGGCCGCTTCACCGGGGCGGCCACCAAGTCCGGTACGTACACCGTGACGGTCACCGCGAGGAACGCGGCGGGTGCCACCGGCTCCGCCACCTTCGTCTGGACCGCCACCTCGTAA
- a CDS encoding NUDIX hydrolase: MHTDPLSRATTRPVVKRTARAIIIDGDRLVLIKRTKPGIAPYWVTPGGGVEDDDPGILAALHREIDEELGGKITDPVPAFVDTTEHVAGDGSHGVKVQFFFVCRLASMDLSRRHGPEVDQPRGDYEVVRVPFSRMGLASVDIVPLTLRHYLDANIEGVLGLLGPDLT; this comes from the coding sequence ATGCACACGGATCCACTCTCCCGGGCCACCACTCGCCCGGTGGTCAAGCGCACCGCCCGCGCCATCATCATCGACGGTGACCGGCTCGTCCTGATCAAACGCACCAAGCCCGGCATCGCCCCGTACTGGGTCACCCCCGGCGGCGGCGTCGAGGACGACGACCCGGGAATCCTGGCCGCGCTCCACCGGGAGATCGACGAGGAGCTCGGCGGCAAGATCACCGACCCGGTCCCGGCCTTCGTCGACACCACCGAGCACGTCGCTGGGGACGGTTCGCACGGGGTGAAGGTGCAGTTCTTCTTCGTGTGCCGGCTGGCGTCGATGGACCTCTCGCGGCGGCACGGTCCGGAGGTCGACCAGCCTCGCGGCGACTACGAAGTGGTGCGGGTGCCATTCAGCCGGATGGGCCTGGCCTCGGTGGACATCGTCCCGCTGACGCTGCGCCACTATCTGGACGCGAACATCGAGGGCGTGCTCGGACTGCTCGGCCCCGACCTGACCTGA
- a CDS encoding cupin domain-containing protein, with the protein MKVFRLDDLDAERAANDGAYLQFLKERNMSAGLYALKAGESDPQGPHAQDEIYLVVSGRAAITVGEETTGVARGSVVYVPAGTPHRFHHISEDLRVLVVFSPPEP; encoded by the coding sequence ATGAAGGTGTTCCGGCTGGACGACCTGGACGCGGAGCGGGCGGCCAACGACGGCGCCTACCTGCAATTCCTCAAGGAACGGAACATGTCCGCCGGGCTGTACGCGCTCAAGGCGGGCGAGAGCGATCCGCAGGGGCCGCACGCCCAGGACGAGATCTATTTGGTGGTCAGCGGCCGGGCGGCGATCACCGTGGGGGAGGAGACCACGGGCGTCGCCCGCGGCAGCGTGGTGTACGTGCCGGCCGGCACCCCCCACCGCTTCCACCACATCAGCGAGGACCTCCGGGTCCTGGTGGTCTTCTCGCCCCCGGAGCCCTAG
- a CDS encoding cystathionine gamma-lyase, whose product MSAAAGGAQHGGPAGDSTRSVHAGRPPATAYQPSLPGPVFVSHYHLPGEAAGPYTYGRDENPTWERLEQAISELEAPGDPAARTLAFASGMGAIAAVLLSQVRAGQVVVLPSDSYQATRSLQERLESYGVRVRLAPTAGDAQLAALQGARLLWLETPSNPRLEVCDIRRLADAAHAAGALVAVDNTLATPLGQRPLGLGADFSVASGTKALTGHGDLLIGYVTARDGELTAGVRKWRKTVGAIPGPMEAWLAHRSLATLALRVDRQAANALALAGALLARPEVTGVRHPGLPTDPAYPVAATQMWRFGSVVSFVLPDRSHAERFLAALRLTGEATSFGSVQSTAERRARWGGDAVAPGFIRFSVGVEDAADILADVLRALDEALS is encoded by the coding sequence GTGAGCGCTGCGGCCGGGGGCGCACAGCACGGGGGGCCGGCGGGCGACAGCACACGCAGCGTGCACGCGGGACGGCCGCCGGCGACCGCGTACCAGCCGTCGTTGCCGGGGCCGGTCTTTGTCTCGCACTACCACCTGCCGGGCGAGGCCGCCGGCCCGTACACGTACGGCCGCGACGAGAACCCGACCTGGGAGCGGCTGGAGCAGGCGATTTCCGAGCTGGAGGCGCCCGGCGACCCAGCGGCCCGCACGCTGGCGTTCGCCTCCGGGATGGGCGCGATCGCCGCGGTCCTCCTGTCGCAGGTACGGGCCGGGCAGGTCGTCGTCCTGCCCTCGGACAGCTACCAGGCGACCCGTTCGCTCCAGGAGCGGCTGGAGTCGTACGGCGTCCGGGTACGGCTCGCGCCGACCGCCGGGGACGCGCAGCTCGCGGCGCTGCAAGGGGCCCGGCTGCTGTGGCTGGAGACCCCGTCCAACCCCCGACTGGAGGTGTGCGACATCCGCCGACTGGCCGACGCCGCCCACGCGGCGGGCGCCCTGGTCGCCGTCGACAACACCCTCGCCACCCCGCTCGGGCAGCGCCCGCTCGGCCTCGGCGCCGACTTCTCGGTGGCCAGCGGCACCAAGGCGCTCACCGGCCACGGCGACCTGCTGATCGGATACGTCACCGCCCGCGACGGCGAGCTCACCGCGGGAGTGCGGAAGTGGCGCAAGACGGTGGGCGCGATCCCGGGACCGATGGAGGCGTGGCTGGCGCACCGCTCGCTGGCGACCCTCGCACTGCGGGTGGACCGGCAGGCGGCCAACGCGCTGGCACTCGCGGGCGCGCTGCTGGCCCGGCCGGAGGTGACGGGCGTACGGCATCCGGGGCTGCCGACCGACCCCGCCTATCCGGTGGCGGCGACCCAGATGTGGCGATTCGGGAGCGTGGTGTCGTTCGTGCTGCCGGACCGGTCGCACGCCGAACGCTTCCTGGCGGCGTTGCGGCTGACCGGTGAGGCCACCAGCTTCGGCAGCGTCCAGTCCACGGCCGAACGCCGGGCCCGCTGGGGCGGCGACGCGGTGGCGCCGGGCTTCATCCGCTTCTCGGTCGGCGTCGAGGACGCCGCCGACATCCTGGCCGACGTCCTGCGGGCGCTCGACGAGGCCCTTTCCTGA
- a CDS encoding serine hydrolase domain-containing protein, which translates to MTVEQEKEQLLPSTRRALSHRVAVGQSQGRAPSLVGAVVRGGRLVWAGARGVIGGREPDVDTQYRIGSLTKTFVAVLVMRLRDEGVLELTDPLSAHLPALEAEVGALTVGQLLAHTSGLASETPGPWWERTPGGLRPELTDVLGPAPVKHPAGSRYHYSNPGFALLGALVERRRGEPWGEALRAEVLAPLGMDRTTPLPQAPAADGFAVHPWADVMRPETVQETGRMAPAGQLWSTAADLARWAAFLAAGDERVLAPATVERMRLPAAPPESGEPDGGYGLGVQLLRREGRALAGHTGSMPGFLAALWVSVQDGVSAVALANCTSGPAVSTVAADLLAITADAEPGFPQPWRPADTVDPGLLDLAGPWYWGTAAFALRVRAGGELELAPLTGQGRGSRFHVEHDGTWTGREGYYAGETLRVVRDRDGSVSHLDLGSFVFTRRPYDPSDPVPGGFRGWPDH; encoded by the coding sequence GTGACGGTTGAGCAGGAGAAGGAGCAGTTGCTGCCGAGCACCCGGCGCGCGCTGTCGCACCGGGTGGCGGTCGGGCAGTCGCAGGGGCGTGCGCCCTCGCTCGTCGGGGCGGTGGTACGTGGCGGCAGGCTGGTGTGGGCCGGTGCGCGCGGCGTGATCGGGGGCCGTGAACCGGACGTCGACACGCAGTACCGGATCGGCTCCCTGACCAAGACCTTCGTCGCCGTACTGGTGATGCGGCTGCGCGACGAGGGGGTGCTGGAACTCACCGACCCGCTGAGCGCGCATCTGCCCGCACTGGAGGCCGAGGTAGGCGCGCTGACAGTCGGTCAACTGCTCGCGCACACCTCGGGCCTGGCCTCCGAGACCCCGGGCCCCTGGTGGGAGCGGACGCCGGGCGGACTGCGGCCCGAACTCACCGACGTGCTGGGCCCGGCGCCGGTCAAGCATCCGGCTGGCAGCCGCTACCACTACTCGAACCCCGGATTCGCCCTGCTCGGCGCCCTGGTGGAACGGCGCCGCGGGGAGCCCTGGGGGGAGGCGCTCCGAGCGGAGGTGCTCGCCCCGCTCGGCATGGACCGGACGACGCCGTTGCCGCAGGCTCCGGCCGCCGACGGCTTCGCCGTCCATCCGTGGGCCGATGTGATGCGACCCGAGACCGTACAGGAGACCGGGCGGATGGCGCCGGCCGGTCAGTTGTGGTCCACCGCCGCCGACCTGGCGCGGTGGGCCGCATTCCTGGCGGCGGGGGACGAGCGGGTGCTGGCCCCGGCGACCGTGGAGCGGATGCGGCTGCCGGCCGCGCCACCCGAGTCCGGCGAACCGGACGGCGGCTACGGCCTTGGTGTGCAACTGCTGCGCCGGGAGGGCCGAGCCCTGGCCGGGCACACCGGCTCGATGCCGGGCTTCCTCGCCGCGCTGTGGGTCAGCGTCCAGGACGGCGTGAGCGCCGTGGCGTTGGCCAACTGCACCTCCGGGCCCGCGGTCAGTACGGTCGCCGCCGACCTGCTGGCCATCACCGCCGACGCCGAACCCGGCTTCCCGCAGCCCTGGCGGCCCGCCGACACCGTCGATCCCGGGCTGCTGGATCTCGCCGGACCCTGGTACTGGGGGACCGCCGCCTTCGCGCTACGGGTACGCGCCGGCGGCGAACTGGAACTCGCGCCGCTGACCGGCCAGGGCCGTGGATCACGGTTCCACGTGGAACACGACGGTACGTGGACCGGTCGTGAGGGGTACTACGCGGGCGAGACACTGCGGGTGGTCCGCGATCGGGACGGCTCGGTCAGCCATCTCGACCTCGGCTCCTTCGTGTTCACCCGCCGTCCCTACGATCCGTCGGATCCGGTGCCGGGCGGCTTCCGGGGCTGGCCGGACCACTGA
- a CDS encoding globin domain-containing protein, whose translation MADGTRPTRPEKGPSGYSSDAAAGRATLGPTMDDTPPSPDAFLIRRTLQEIEPVADKATSYFYALLFVRHPELRDMFPVAMDAQRDRLLRALLTAAEHLDDPRTLTEYLSGLGRGHRRYGTRAEHYPAVGEALLGALARYAAPVWTPQTAAAWARTYTAISRIMTDAAAADERTAPPWWLAEVVGHERRTADVAVITVRPDQAYPFLAGQYTSVETPWWPRVWRQYSFASAPRDDGLLTFHIRAIPAGWVSSALVNRAVPGDVIRLGPPAGSMTVDHDSDDGLLCLGGGTGIAPIKALVEDVVRHGRSRDVEVFYGARHRYDFYDLDTMLALQREHSWLSVRTVVSDTPPDALTGPLPDAVREYGPWEKYDAYVSGPPGMVRSGVDTLVGIGMPAHRIRHDDVEPGPLVAAGL comes from the coding sequence ATGGCGGATGGTACGCGACCGACCCGCCCCGAAAAGGGTCCTTCCGGCTATTCGTCCGATGCGGCTGCCGGACGTGCCACGCTCGGCCCCACTATGGACGACACGCCCCCGTCGCCGGACGCCTTTCTGATCCGGCGCACCTTGCAGGAGATCGAGCCGGTCGCGGACAAGGCGACGTCATACTTCTACGCGCTGCTCTTCGTGCGGCACCCGGAACTGCGCGACATGTTCCCCGTCGCGATGGACGCCCAACGGGACCGCCTGCTGAGGGCGCTGCTCACAGCGGCCGAGCATCTGGACGACCCGCGGACCCTCACCGAGTACCTGTCGGGGCTGGGCCGCGGTCACCGCAGGTACGGCACCCGGGCCGAGCACTATCCGGCCGTCGGCGAAGCGCTGCTCGGCGCGCTGGCCCGCTATGCCGCGCCGGTGTGGACCCCGCAGACCGCGGCCGCATGGGCGCGTACGTACACCGCGATCTCGCGGATCATGACCGACGCGGCGGCGGCCGACGAGCGGACCGCCCCGCCCTGGTGGCTCGCGGAGGTGGTCGGCCACGAGCGCCGTACCGCGGACGTGGCGGTGATCACCGTACGGCCGGATCAGGCGTACCCGTTCCTCGCCGGGCAGTACACCAGCGTCGAGACGCCCTGGTGGCCCCGGGTGTGGCGGCAGTACTCGTTCGCCTCCGCGCCGCGCGACGACGGCCTGCTCACCTTCCACATCAGGGCGATACCCGCCGGCTGGGTCAGCAGCGCGCTGGTCAACCGGGCGGTACCCGGCGACGTGATCAGGCTCGGGCCGCCGGCCGGCTCGATGACGGTGGACCACGACAGCGACGACGGTCTGCTCTGCCTGGGCGGCGGTACCGGGATCGCCCCGATCAAGGCCCTGGTCGAGGACGTGGTCCGGCACGGCCGCAGCCGCGATGTCGAGGTCTTCTACGGCGCCCGGCACCGGTACGACTTCTACGACCTGGACACCATGCTCGCCCTGCAGCGCGAGCACTCCTGGCTGTCGGTCCGGACCGTGGTCTCCGACACCCCGCCGGACGCGCTGACCGGGCCGCTGCCGGACGCCGTACGGGAGTACGGGCCCTGGGAGAAGTACGACGCGTATGTGTCCGGACCGCCCGGGATGGTCCGCAGCGGCGTGGACACCCTGGTCGGGATCGGGATGCCGGCGCACCGGATACGGCACGACGACGTGGAGCCGGGGCCGCTGGTGGCGGCCGGGCTGTGA
- the dnaB gene encoding replicative DNA helicase, translating to MSQPEPSDDSWAELPPDEPAAVSPFRKRSSQDDGQGVGRYSEGGGGFERVPPQDLDAEQSVLGGMLLSKDAIADVVEVLKGADFYRPAHETIYNAILDLYAKGEPADPITAAAELTKRGEIARVGGTPYLHTLVNAVPTAANAEYYAEIVHERAVLRRLVEAGTRITQMGYAADGDVDEIVNNAQAEIYAVTEQRTSEDYLPLGDIMEGALDEIEAIGSRSGQMSGVPTGFTDLDSLTNGLHPGQMIVIAARPAMGKSTLALDFARTCSIANKMPSVIFSLEMGRNEIAMRLLSAEARVALHHMRSGTMTDDDWTKVARRMSDVTEAPLYIDDSPNLSMMEIRAKCRRLKQRNDLRLVVIDYLQLMQSGGSRRPESRQQEVSDMSRNLKLLAKELEVPVIALSQLNRGPEQRTDKKPMVSDLRESGSIEQDADMVILLHREDAYEKESPRAGEADLIVAKHRNGPTATITVAFQGHYSRFVDMAQT from the coding sequence ATGAGCCAGCCCGAGCCCTCCGACGACAGCTGGGCGGAGCTTCCGCCCGACGAACCGGCCGCCGTCAGCCCCTTCCGCAAGAGGAGCAGCCAGGACGACGGTCAGGGCGTCGGCCGCTACTCCGAGGGCGGTGGCGGATTCGAGCGGGTCCCACCGCAGGACCTGGACGCCGAACAGTCCGTGCTCGGCGGCATGCTGCTCTCCAAGGACGCCATCGCCGACGTGGTGGAGGTGCTCAAAGGCGCCGACTTCTACCGCCCGGCGCACGAGACCATCTACAACGCGATCCTCGACCTCTACGCCAAGGGCGAGCCCGCCGACCCGATCACCGCCGCCGCCGAACTCACCAAGCGCGGCGAGATCGCCCGCGTCGGCGGCACCCCCTACCTGCACACCCTCGTCAACGCGGTGCCCACCGCCGCCAACGCCGAGTACTACGCCGAGATCGTCCACGAACGGGCCGTACTGCGCCGCCTGGTCGAGGCCGGCACCCGCATCACCCAGATGGGATACGCGGCCGACGGCGACGTCGACGAGATCGTCAACAACGCCCAGGCCGAGATCTACGCGGTCACCGAACAGCGCACATCCGAGGACTACCTGCCGCTCGGCGACATCATGGAGGGCGCGCTCGACGAGATCGAGGCGATCGGCTCCCGCAGCGGCCAGATGTCCGGCGTCCCGACCGGCTTCACCGACCTGGACTCCCTCACCAACGGGCTGCACCCCGGCCAGATGATCGTCATCGCGGCCCGTCCCGCCATGGGCAAGTCGACGCTGGCGCTGGACTTCGCCCGCACCTGCTCCATCGCCAACAAGATGCCCAGCGTCATCTTCTCCCTGGAGATGGGCCGCAACGAGATCGCGATGCGCCTGCTGTCCGCCGAGGCCCGCGTGGCCCTCCACCACATGCGCTCCGGCACCATGACCGACGACGACTGGACCAAGGTCGCCCGCCGGATGTCCGACGTCACCGAGGCGCCCCTCTACATCGACGACTCCCCGAACCTGTCGATGATGGAGATCCGCGCCAAGTGCCGCCGCCTCAAGCAGCGCAACGACCTCCGGCTGGTCGTCATCGACTACCTCCAGCTGATGCAGTCCGGCGGCTCCCGCCGCCCGGAGAGCCGCCAGCAGGAGGTCTCCGACATGTCCCGCAACCTCAAGCTCCTCGCCAAGGAGCTCGAGGTCCCGGTCATCGCCCTCTCCCAGCTCAACCGCGGCCCCGAACAGCGCACCGACAAGAAGCCGATGGTCTCCGACCTGCGCGAGTCCGGCTCCATCGAGCAGGACGCCGACATGGTGATCCTCCTCCACCGCGAGGACGCCTACGAGAAGGAATCCCCTCGCGCCGGCGAAGCCGACCTCATCGTCGCCAAACACCGCAACGGCCCCACCGCCACCATCACCGTCGCCTTCCAGGGCCACTACAGCCGCTTCGTCGACATGGCCCAGACCTGA
- a CDS encoding DUF5326 family protein: MEKLFKSLPWWVKWVAVPVIALVVFGSLIASVISVVVGLLFKVIVFLILVGALVLVVKRFTGGGGSSGSGRDW; the protein is encoded by the coding sequence ATGGAGAAGCTGTTCAAGAGCCTGCCGTGGTGGGTGAAGTGGGTGGCCGTCCCGGTCATCGCGCTCGTCGTCTTCGGCTCGCTGATCGCCAGCGTGATCAGCGTCGTGGTCGGCCTGCTCTTCAAGGTGATCGTGTTCCTCATCCTGGTGGGCGCGCTGGTCCTGGTGGTCAAGCGGTTCACCGGCGGCGGTGGCTCGTCCGGGTCGGGACGGGACTGGTAG